The following are encoded together in the Osmia lignaria lignaria isolate PbOS001 chromosome 13, iyOsmLign1, whole genome shotgun sequence genome:
- the polybromo gene encoding protein polybromo isoform X1, with translation MVRYIRMGNTLLLTMNKRRRTSSVASRGTEDDGDDIPREPTKRRKKLDPSDLCQQLYDVLRNQKKEDGTLLCDAFIRVPKRRQEPGYYEVVTNPIDLLKVQQKLKTDEYRDMDDLAADIQLMVNNAKAFYMRTSPEYKDATELWELCVNTKNRIMEEYEDPEPKGKLILKVARLARKATLKQEDAEDTSESSTNPDEETMQQFEDLFAAVMTATDPADNNRPLHTMFQLKPSKKLYPEYYDVIETPVDLKTVARKIQEGAYNTISDMEKDLMLMCRNACQFNEPGSQIYKDAKLLKKIITAATRKQDTGISSNIPKIATTAPSTRSKRGSRTMAQSLIAQTASLPDEDEESDDEEEEPAETEEADNPQWQLFQTIRTAPNNQGVRMSEYFWKLPSKRLYPDYYKMIKNPISLLQIRTKIKKGEYGTVSEVAGDMNIMFENAKKYNIHTSRLYKCAVKLQKIMQEKVQELLEFDQDSDSDSEFENSSHQPKLIKRASNLLTRGKYKDNIPLKKRLYALVKCVMEYVCEDGRQPMLMFMEKPSKKLYPDYYQVIAEPIDMLAIEANIKAEKYQSENELIQDFKLMFNNCRQYNEEGSLIYEDANTLERVLMDKVKELGPLPDTPKPTKSSASTPTRNVGRPKKVVPLHLQKLKTMYDTIKDYHDAKGRQLSLIFMKLPNKNEYPDYYEVIKQPMNMEKIASTLKNNGYDNLDELVSDFILMFDNACKYNEPDSQIYKDALILQRLVLQTKLQLSEDEESVPDVSAAVQEILATIFTALYNHQDEEGRCYSDSMAELPEHDIIDEKKVRGLSLDLIKRRLDRGVYKRLDRFQEDVFTCLERARRLSRTDSQPFEDSVELQAFFLRTRDEVTRGGDLLHSPALNYTLLDLSTQVAELKRAKQQQELSLPNEDESCDGNEAKDAETNTSTERNNSDNGGSMSFNQEVYRAGDFAYIEPTERGMEYSVVLIERLWTNAEGQQMLYGNLFYRPSETYHVASRKFLDKELFKSDAHVAVPLAKVAGRCCVLSVKDYFRMQPEGFIEKDVYVCESRYSTKARAFKKIKVWNFDPDHLKLISREKPLEPKRVISVYKERLEKHKEEIAELEEGEKLTEKERPNVILYNPEDTENTYYEQYNTCAGSVKTGDFVYVATDGGRQQIAQIDAIWSTKDGKCYFKGPWLLMPAEVPHTPTKLFYKQELFLSTVDGTHPIVAIVGKCAVLDYGEYICSRPTEIPEDDIYICESLYDESKSLMKKLGQEGLKKLNHSSAVTEDEIYFFRRPINPAKVPGDVAQTQNQVKSVTPSSTQFEMEASPLLPKLEPDVLGMGVGLGVGVGVGVGEDSMDAGGPPSVGSAEAQPVLSNTQTPVSTKKKTAGKKLVTGYILYSSKMRTQITQNNPESSFGEISRIVGNEWRKLPAGEKQAWEERAIKMNEDGGQLKGNAVSVGTNALQDVVYECCWDNCDWQFEDMTDCIDHCIAEQNGHVQSSFVNAASDVEFQCQWRGCGRTKKSVPPFPSVQRLARHVKEVHILKSNGRIIPPLERSKNYMASKGPTVLPPMETETSAAATQTSNIPVVKQPEPMFVAVPPRPSRVLHSDAYLRYIEALNVENRYISNWDKQMNANPDNTQIPDVTKLPVEWLGNGVGNHGNVVNALWTLKNMMMRDVLAINKTL, from the exons ATGGTTCGGTATATTCGTATGGGTAATACATT ATTACTTACAATGAACAAGCGCCGTAGAACATCTTCAGTTGCAAGTAGAGGAACAGAAGATGATGGGGATGATATACCACGTGAACCAACAAAGAGACGAAAAAAATTGGACCCT AGTGACTTGTGTCAACAATTGTATGATGTGTTGAGAAATCAAAAAAAGGAAGATGGAACGCTATTGTGTGACGCATTCATACGTGTGCCTAAACGTCGACAAGAACCAGGATATTATGAAGTTGTAACAAATCCTATAGACCTGTTAAAGGTTCAGCAAAAATTGAAAACAGATGAATATAGGGATATGGATGATTTAGCTGCTGATATTCAACTTATGGTTAACAATGCAAAAGCTTTTTATATG cGTACATCTCCTGAATACAAAGATGCCACTGAACTTTGGGAATTATGTGTAAATACAAAAAACCGTATTATGGAAGAATATGAAGATCCAGAACCCAAAGGGAAACTAATTCTAAAAGTAGCACGACTG gCTCGAAAAGCTACATTAAAGCAAGAAGATGCGGAAGATACATCTGAAAGTTCTACGAATCCTGATGAAGAGACAATGCAACAATTTGAAGACTTATTTGCAGCAGTTATGACAGCAACAGATCCAGCTGATAATAATAGGCCATTACACACAATGTTTCAATTGAAACCATCTAAAAAG TTATATCCAGAATATTACGATGTGATCGAGACGCCGGTAGATCTAAAAACAGTTGCAAGAAAAATTCAAGAAGGAGCTTATAATACTATTTCAGATATGGAAAAGGATTTAATGTTAATGTGTCGTAATGCTTGTCAATTTAATGAACCTGGTTCACAAATTTATAAAGATGCTAAGCTTTTAAAGAAGATTATTACCGCTGCAACAAGAAAACAAGATACCGGAATAAGTAGCAATATTCCAAAAATTGCGACAACTGCGCCATCGACACGAAGTAAAAGAGGAAGTCGTACAATGGCACAATCTTTAATAGCCCAAACTGCGTCGTTGCCAGACGAAGATGAAGAAAGTGATGACGAAGAAGAGGAACCTGCAGAAACTGAAGAAGCTGACAATCCACAATGGCAGCTGTTTCAGACTATAAGAACAGCACCTAACaatcaag GAGTTAGAATGAGTGAATATTTTTGGAAACTGCCATCGAAGAGATTATATCCtgattattataaaatgattaagAATCCTATTTCTTTATTACAAATTCGTACGAAGATAAAG AAAGGTGAATATGGTACTGTTAGTGAAGTAGCTGGTGACATGAATATTATGTTTGAAAATGCAAAGAAGTATAATATTCATACATCTAGATTATACAAG TGTGCTGTAAAACTACAAAAGATTATGCAGGAGAAAGTGCAAGAATTATTAGAATTTGATCAG GATTCAGATTCAGATAGTGAATTTGAAAATAGTTCTCATCAACCTAAACTTATTAAACGTGCTTCAAATCTATTAACACGTGGAAAATATAAAGACAATATTCCGTTGAAAAAGAGATTGTATGCATTGGTTAAATGTGTTATGGAATACGTT TGCGAAGATGGACGGCAACCAATGTTAATGTTCATGGAAAAGCCTTCAAAAAAATTATATCCAGATTATTATCAAGTAATAGCAGAACCTATTGATATGTTAGCTATTGAAGCTAATATCAAAGCAGAAAAATATCAGAGTGAAAACGAATTGATACAAGATTTCAAG TTAATGTTTAATAACTGTCGTCAATACAATGAAGAAGGTTCTTTAATATATGAAGATGCAAATACTTTGGAAAGAGTTTTAATGGATAAAGTGAAAGAGTTAGGTCCTTTGCCAGACACGCCGAAACCTACGAAATCCAGTGCATCTACGCCTACTCGTAATGTTGG GAGACCTAAAAAAGTTGTACCATTACACttacaaaaattgaaaactatgtATGATACTATAAAGGATTATCACGATGCAAAAGGGAGACAATTGtctttaatttttatgaaattgccAAATAAAAACGAGTATCCCGATTATTATGAAGTTATAAAACAACCAATGAATATGGAAAAAATTGCTTCTACGCTGAAAAATAATGGATATGACAATTTGGATGAACTCGTGTCCGATTTCATCTTAATGTTTGATAATGCTTGCAAATATAATGAGCCTGATTCACAAATATATAAG GACGCATTAATTTTGCAACGATTAGTTCTTCAAACTAAGTTACAATTAAGTGAAGATGAAGAAAGTGTACCAGATGTATCAGCTGCAGTTCAAGAAATATTAGCAACAATTTTTACTGCTCTTTATAATCATCAAGATGAAGAAGGAAGATGTTACTCAGATTCTATGGCGGAACTTCCAGAACATGATATTATCGACGAAAAGAA GGTACGAGGATTATCGTTGGATTTAATTAAAAGGAGATTAGATCGCGGAGTGTATAAGCGATTAGACCGGTTCCAAGAAGATGTATTTACGTGTTTAGAAAGAGCTAGAAGATTATCACGTACAGATTCACAACCATTTGAAGATAGCGTGGAGCTTCAAGCATTTTTTTTACGTACTCGCGATGAAGTAACTCGTGGCGGAGATTTATTACACTCACCTGCACTCAACTATACACTTTTAGATCTCTCTACTCAGGTCGCAGAATTGAAACGTGCAAAACAACAACAAGAATTGTCATTACCCAACGAAGATGAAAGTTGCGATGGAAATGAGGCAAAA gATGCTGAAACAAATACCAGCACAGAGAGAAATAATAGTGATAATGGTGGTTCAATGAGTTTTAATCAAGAAGTATATAGAGCGGGTGATTTTGCGTATATAGAACCTACAGAACGAGGGATGGAGTATAGTGTAGTTCTTATAGAACGGCTATGGACTAATGCGGAAGGACAACAAATGTTATACGgcaatttattttatagacCAAGTGAAACTTATCATGTAGCATCTAGAAAATTTCTTGATAAAGAGTTATTTAAAAGCGATGCCCATGTCGCTGTACCTTTGGCTAAAGTAGCTGGAAGGTGTTGTGTTTTAAGTGTTAAGGATTATTTTAGAATGCAACCAGAAGGTTTCATAGAAAAAGATGTTTATGTATGTGAATCACGATACTCGACGAAAGCGAGAGCTTTCAAAAAAATCAAAGTGTGGAATTTCGATCCGGatcatttgaaattaatttcaagagAGAAACCGTTAGAACCAAAGCGAGTTATATCAGTTTATAAAGAAAGATTAGAAAAGCATAAAGAAGAAATTGCTGAAttagaagaaggagaaaaattGACGGAAAAAGAAAGACCT AATGTGATACTATATAATCCAGAAGACACGGAGAATACTTATTATGAACAATATAATACATGTGCGGGTTCTGTAAAAACTGGAGATTTTGTTTATGTAGCAACAGATGGAGGCAGGCAACAAATTGCACAAATCGATGCTATATGGTCGACAAAAGA cgGAAAGTGTTACTTTAAGGGGCCATGGTTGTTAATGCCTGCAGAAGTACCACATACGCCTACAAAGTTATTTTATAAACAAGAATTATtcctatctacagtagatggtACTCATCCTATCGTGGCCATTGTTGGAAAGTGTGCTGTTCTTGACTATGGAGAATATATTTGTA GTCGACCCACAGAGATTCCAGAAgatgatatatatatttgtgAATCTTTATACGATGAAAGTAAAAGCCTCATGAAAAAACTTGGACAAGaaggtttaaaaaaattaaatcataGTTCAGCAGTAACTGAAgatgaaatatatttctttcgAAGGCCTATTAATCCTGCTAAG GTTCCGGGCGATGTGGCTCAGACGCAAAATCAAGTCAAGTCTGTTACTCCTAGCTCAACTCAGTTTGAAATG GAGGCATCACCATTGTTACCGAAGCTGGAACCCGATGTACTAGGCATGGGAGTAGGATTAGGAGTGGGAGTAGGAGTAGGAGTTGGGGAGGACAGCATGGACGCTGGTGGTCCACCGTCCGTTGGATCTGCAGAAGCTCAACCGGTGCTCTCCAATACTCAAACACCTGTGTCAACTAAAAAG AAAACGGCGGGTAAGAAATTAGTTACGGGCTATATTTTATATTCGAGTAAAATGCGAACGCAGATTACACAAAACAATCCTGAATCATCCTTTGGGGAGATTAGCAGAATTGTTGGTAACgag TGGAGAAAATTGCCAGCAGGAGAGAAACAGGCTTGGGAAGAAAGAGCAATTAAAATGAACGAGGATGGTGGACAACTTAAAGGAAATGCTGTTTCAGTAGGCACTAATGCTTTACAAGATGTAGTATACGAATGTTGTTGGGATAATTGTGACTGGCAATTTGAAGATATGACTGATTGTATCGACCATTGTATCGCCGAACAAAATGGTCATGTTCAATCATCTTTTGTTAATGCCGCTAGTG ATGTAGAATTTCAATGCCAGTGGCGAGGTTGTGGTCGTACGAAAAAGTCTGTACCTCCATTTCCAAGTGTACAAAGGCTTGCAAGGCATGTTAAAGAGGTTCATATTCTTAAGTCGAATGGTCGCATCATACCTCCTTTAGAGAGAAGCAA aaactaCATGGCATCAAAAGGTCCAACGGTATTACCACCAATGGAAACAG aaaCATCGGCAGCTGCGACGCAAACAAGTAACATACCAGTCGTTAAGCAACCTGAACCAATGTTCGTTGCTGTTCCTCCAAGACCAAGTCGTGTATTACATTCAGATGCCTACTTAcg atACATTGAAGCATTAAATGTAGAAAACCGATACATATCAAATTGGGATAAACAAATGAATGCTAATCCTGATAACACACAAATTCCTGATGTAACAAAATTACCTGTTGAATGGTTAGGTAACGGTGTAGGCAACCATGGAAATGTGGTGAATGCCTTATGGACGCTCAAAAACATGATGATGCGAGATGTGTTAGCCATCAATAAAACTTTATAG
- the polybromo gene encoding protein polybromo isoform X5 has product MVRYIRMGNTLLLTMNKRRRTSSVASRGTEDDGDDIPREPTKRRKKLDPSDLCQQLYDVLRNQKKEDGTLLCDAFIRVPKRRQEPGYYEVVTNPIDLLKVQQKLKTDEYRDMDDLAADIQLMVNNAKAFYMRTSPEYKDATELWELCVNTKNRIMEEYEDPEPKGKLILKVARLARKATLKQEDAEDTSESSTNPDEETMQQFEDLFAAVMTATDPADNNRPLHTMFQLKPSKKLYPEYYDVIETPVDLKTVARKIQEGAYNTISDMEKDLMLMCRNACQFNEPGSQIYKDAKLLKKIITAATRKQDTGISSNIPKIATTAPSTRSKRGSRTMAQSLIAQTASLPDEDEESDDEEEEPAETEEADNPQWQLFQTIRTAPNNQGVRMSEYFWKLPSKRLYPDYYKMIKNPISLLQIRTKIKKGEYGTVSEVAGDMNIMFENAKKYNIHTSRLYKCAVKLQKIMQEKVQELLEFDQDSDSDSEFENSSHQPKLIKRASNLLTRGKYKDNIPLKKRLYALVKCVMEYVCEDGRQPMLMFMEKPSKKLYPDYYQVIAEPIDMLAIEANIKAEKYQSENELIQDFKLMFNNCRQYNEEGSLIYEDANTLERVLMDKVKELGPLPDTPKPTKSSASTPTRNVGRPKKVVPLHLQKLKTMYDTIKDYHDAKGRQLSLIFMKLPNKNEYPDYYEVIKQPMNMEKIASTLKNNGYDNLDELVSDFILMFDNACKYNEPDSQIYKDALILQRLVLQTKLQLSEDEESVPDVSAAVQEILATIFTALYNHQDEEGRCYSDSMAELPEHDIIDEKKVRGLSLDLIKRRLDRGVYKRLDRFQEDVFTCLERARRLSRTDSQPFEDSVELQAFFLRTRDEVTRGGDLLHSPALNYTLLDLSTQVAELKRAKQQQELSLPNEDESCDGNEAKDAETNTSTERNNSDNGGSMSFNQEVYRAGDFAYIEPTERGMEYSVVLIERLWTNAEGQQMLYGNLFYRPSETYHVASRKFLDKELFKSDAHVAVPLAKVAGRCCVLSVKDYFRMQPEGFIEKDVYVCESRYSTKARAFKKIKVWNFDPDHLKLISREKPLEPKRVISVYKERLEKHKEEIAELEEGEKLTEKERPNVILYNPEDTENTYYEQYNTCAGSVKTGDFVYVATDGGRQQIAQIDAIWSTKDGKCYFKGPWLLMPAEVPHTPTKLFYKQELFLSTVDGTHPIVAIVGKCAVLDYGEYICSRPTEIPEDDIYICESLYDESKSLMKKLGQEGLKKLNHSSAVTEDEIYFFRRPINPAKEASPLLPKLEPDVLGMGVGLGVGVGVGVGEDSMDAGGPPSVGSAEAQPVLSNTQTPVSTKKKTAGKKLVTGYILYSSKMRTQITQNNPESSFGEISRIVGNEWRKLPAGEKQAWEERAIKMNEDGGQLKGNAVSVGTNALQDVVYECCWDNCDWQFEDMTDCIDHCIAEQNGHVQSSFVNAASDVEFQCQWRGCGRTKKSVPPFPSVQRLARHVKEVHILKSNGRIIPPLERSKNYMASKGPTVLPPMETETSAAATQTSNIPVVKQPEPMFVAVPPRPSRVLHSDAYLRYIEALNVENRYISNWDKQMNANPDNTQIPDVTKLPVEWLGNGVGNHGNVVNALWTLKNMMMRDVLAINKTL; this is encoded by the exons ATGGTTCGGTATATTCGTATGGGTAATACATT ATTACTTACAATGAACAAGCGCCGTAGAACATCTTCAGTTGCAAGTAGAGGAACAGAAGATGATGGGGATGATATACCACGTGAACCAACAAAGAGACGAAAAAAATTGGACCCT AGTGACTTGTGTCAACAATTGTATGATGTGTTGAGAAATCAAAAAAAGGAAGATGGAACGCTATTGTGTGACGCATTCATACGTGTGCCTAAACGTCGACAAGAACCAGGATATTATGAAGTTGTAACAAATCCTATAGACCTGTTAAAGGTTCAGCAAAAATTGAAAACAGATGAATATAGGGATATGGATGATTTAGCTGCTGATATTCAACTTATGGTTAACAATGCAAAAGCTTTTTATATG cGTACATCTCCTGAATACAAAGATGCCACTGAACTTTGGGAATTATGTGTAAATACAAAAAACCGTATTATGGAAGAATATGAAGATCCAGAACCCAAAGGGAAACTAATTCTAAAAGTAGCACGACTG gCTCGAAAAGCTACATTAAAGCAAGAAGATGCGGAAGATACATCTGAAAGTTCTACGAATCCTGATGAAGAGACAATGCAACAATTTGAAGACTTATTTGCAGCAGTTATGACAGCAACAGATCCAGCTGATAATAATAGGCCATTACACACAATGTTTCAATTGAAACCATCTAAAAAG TTATATCCAGAATATTACGATGTGATCGAGACGCCGGTAGATCTAAAAACAGTTGCAAGAAAAATTCAAGAAGGAGCTTATAATACTATTTCAGATATGGAAAAGGATTTAATGTTAATGTGTCGTAATGCTTGTCAATTTAATGAACCTGGTTCACAAATTTATAAAGATGCTAAGCTTTTAAAGAAGATTATTACCGCTGCAACAAGAAAACAAGATACCGGAATAAGTAGCAATATTCCAAAAATTGCGACAACTGCGCCATCGACACGAAGTAAAAGAGGAAGTCGTACAATGGCACAATCTTTAATAGCCCAAACTGCGTCGTTGCCAGACGAAGATGAAGAAAGTGATGACGAAGAAGAGGAACCTGCAGAAACTGAAGAAGCTGACAATCCACAATGGCAGCTGTTTCAGACTATAAGAACAGCACCTAACaatcaag GAGTTAGAATGAGTGAATATTTTTGGAAACTGCCATCGAAGAGATTATATCCtgattattataaaatgattaagAATCCTATTTCTTTATTACAAATTCGTACGAAGATAAAG AAAGGTGAATATGGTACTGTTAGTGAAGTAGCTGGTGACATGAATATTATGTTTGAAAATGCAAAGAAGTATAATATTCATACATCTAGATTATACAAG TGTGCTGTAAAACTACAAAAGATTATGCAGGAGAAAGTGCAAGAATTATTAGAATTTGATCAG GATTCAGATTCAGATAGTGAATTTGAAAATAGTTCTCATCAACCTAAACTTATTAAACGTGCTTCAAATCTATTAACACGTGGAAAATATAAAGACAATATTCCGTTGAAAAAGAGATTGTATGCATTGGTTAAATGTGTTATGGAATACGTT TGCGAAGATGGACGGCAACCAATGTTAATGTTCATGGAAAAGCCTTCAAAAAAATTATATCCAGATTATTATCAAGTAATAGCAGAACCTATTGATATGTTAGCTATTGAAGCTAATATCAAAGCAGAAAAATATCAGAGTGAAAACGAATTGATACAAGATTTCAAG TTAATGTTTAATAACTGTCGTCAATACAATGAAGAAGGTTCTTTAATATATGAAGATGCAAATACTTTGGAAAGAGTTTTAATGGATAAAGTGAAAGAGTTAGGTCCTTTGCCAGACACGCCGAAACCTACGAAATCCAGTGCATCTACGCCTACTCGTAATGTTGG GAGACCTAAAAAAGTTGTACCATTACACttacaaaaattgaaaactatgtATGATACTATAAAGGATTATCACGATGCAAAAGGGAGACAATTGtctttaatttttatgaaattgccAAATAAAAACGAGTATCCCGATTATTATGAAGTTATAAAACAACCAATGAATATGGAAAAAATTGCTTCTACGCTGAAAAATAATGGATATGACAATTTGGATGAACTCGTGTCCGATTTCATCTTAATGTTTGATAATGCTTGCAAATATAATGAGCCTGATTCACAAATATATAAG GACGCATTAATTTTGCAACGATTAGTTCTTCAAACTAAGTTACAATTAAGTGAAGATGAAGAAAGTGTACCAGATGTATCAGCTGCAGTTCAAGAAATATTAGCAACAATTTTTACTGCTCTTTATAATCATCAAGATGAAGAAGGAAGATGTTACTCAGATTCTATGGCGGAACTTCCAGAACATGATATTATCGACGAAAAGAA GGTACGAGGATTATCGTTGGATTTAATTAAAAGGAGATTAGATCGCGGAGTGTATAAGCGATTAGACCGGTTCCAAGAAGATGTATTTACGTGTTTAGAAAGAGCTAGAAGATTATCACGTACAGATTCACAACCATTTGAAGATAGCGTGGAGCTTCAAGCATTTTTTTTACGTACTCGCGATGAAGTAACTCGTGGCGGAGATTTATTACACTCACCTGCACTCAACTATACACTTTTAGATCTCTCTACTCAGGTCGCAGAATTGAAACGTGCAAAACAACAACAAGAATTGTCATTACCCAACGAAGATGAAAGTTGCGATGGAAATGAGGCAAAA gATGCTGAAACAAATACCAGCACAGAGAGAAATAATAGTGATAATGGTGGTTCAATGAGTTTTAATCAAGAAGTATATAGAGCGGGTGATTTTGCGTATATAGAACCTACAGAACGAGGGATGGAGTATAGTGTAGTTCTTATAGAACGGCTATGGACTAATGCGGAAGGACAACAAATGTTATACGgcaatttattttatagacCAAGTGAAACTTATCATGTAGCATCTAGAAAATTTCTTGATAAAGAGTTATTTAAAAGCGATGCCCATGTCGCTGTACCTTTGGCTAAAGTAGCTGGAAGGTGTTGTGTTTTAAGTGTTAAGGATTATTTTAGAATGCAACCAGAAGGTTTCATAGAAAAAGATGTTTATGTATGTGAATCACGATACTCGACGAAAGCGAGAGCTTTCAAAAAAATCAAAGTGTGGAATTTCGATCCGGatcatttgaaattaatttcaagagAGAAACCGTTAGAACCAAAGCGAGTTATATCAGTTTATAAAGAAAGATTAGAAAAGCATAAAGAAGAAATTGCTGAAttagaagaaggagaaaaattGACGGAAAAAGAAAGACCT AATGTGATACTATATAATCCAGAAGACACGGAGAATACTTATTATGAACAATATAATACATGTGCGGGTTCTGTAAAAACTGGAGATTTTGTTTATGTAGCAACAGATGGAGGCAGGCAACAAATTGCACAAATCGATGCTATATGGTCGACAAAAGA cgGAAAGTGTTACTTTAAGGGGCCATGGTTGTTAATGCCTGCAGAAGTACCACATACGCCTACAAAGTTATTTTATAAACAAGAATTATtcctatctacagtagatggtACTCATCCTATCGTGGCCATTGTTGGAAAGTGTGCTGTTCTTGACTATGGAGAATATATTTGTA GTCGACCCACAGAGATTCCAGAAgatgatatatatatttgtgAATCTTTATACGATGAAAGTAAAAGCCTCATGAAAAAACTTGGACAAGaaggtttaaaaaaattaaatcataGTTCAGCAGTAACTGAAgatgaaatatatttctttcgAAGGCCTATTAATCCTGCTAAG GAGGCATCACCATTGTTACCGAAGCTGGAACCCGATGTACTAGGCATGGGAGTAGGATTAGGAGTGGGAGTAGGAGTAGGAGTTGGGGAGGACAGCATGGACGCTGGTGGTCCACCGTCCGTTGGATCTGCAGAAGCTCAACCGGTGCTCTCCAATACTCAAACACCTGTGTCAACTAAAAAG AAAACGGCGGGTAAGAAATTAGTTACGGGCTATATTTTATATTCGAGTAAAATGCGAACGCAGATTACACAAAACAATCCTGAATCATCCTTTGGGGAGATTAGCAGAATTGTTGGTAACgag TGGAGAAAATTGCCAGCAGGAGAGAAACAGGCTTGGGAAGAAAGAGCAATTAAAATGAACGAGGATGGTGGACAACTTAAAGGAAATGCTGTTTCAGTAGGCACTAATGCTTTACAAGATGTAGTATACGAATGTTGTTGGGATAATTGTGACTGGCAATTTGAAGATATGACTGATTGTATCGACCATTGTATCGCCGAACAAAATGGTCATGTTCAATCATCTTTTGTTAATGCCGCTAGTG ATGTAGAATTTCAATGCCAGTGGCGAGGTTGTGGTCGTACGAAAAAGTCTGTACCTCCATTTCCAAGTGTACAAAGGCTTGCAAGGCATGTTAAAGAGGTTCATATTCTTAAGTCGAATGGTCGCATCATACCTCCTTTAGAGAGAAGCAA aaactaCATGGCATCAAAAGGTCCAACGGTATTACCACCAATGGAAACAG aaaCATCGGCAGCTGCGACGCAAACAAGTAACATACCAGTCGTTAAGCAACCTGAACCAATGTTCGTTGCTGTTCCTCCAAGACCAAGTCGTGTATTACATTCAGATGCCTACTTAcg atACATTGAAGCATTAAATGTAGAAAACCGATACATATCAAATTGGGATAAACAAATGAATGCTAATCCTGATAACACACAAATTCCTGATGTAACAAAATTACCTGTTGAATGGTTAGGTAACGGTGTAGGCAACCATGGAAATGTGGTGAATGCCTTATGGACGCTCAAAAACATGATGATGCGAGATGTGTTAGCCATCAATAAAACTTTATAG